The Leucobacter rhizosphaerae genome includes a region encoding these proteins:
- a CDS encoding ArsR/SmtB family transcription factor — protein sequence MTSSQTIADAPTVACCAPGVQPIGDEHAADLARVFKALGDPARVKLFSLIIASESGEMCVCDLTDPVGLSQPTVSHHMKLLVDAGLVTREQRGRWAYYAPTPGPLLAAVRHLAKQ from the coding sequence TCGCCTGCTGCGCGCCCGGCGTCCAGCCCATCGGCGACGAGCACGCGGCCGACCTCGCCCGCGTCTTCAAAGCCCTCGGCGACCCGGCACGGGTCAAGCTGTTCTCCCTGATCATCGCCTCCGAGTCCGGCGAGATGTGCGTGTGCGACCTCACCGACCCCGTGGGCCTGTCACAGCCGACCGTCTCCCACCACATGAAGCTCCTCGTCGACGCCGGCCTCGTCACCCGCGAGCAACGCGGACGCTGGGCCTACTACGCGCCCACGCCAGGGCCGCTGCTCGCCGCCGTGCGCCACCTCGCGAAGCAGTAA